The proteins below are encoded in one region of Calditrichota bacterium:
- a CDS encoding DUF494 family protein, whose protein sequence is MQERIIEIIVYLLEEFQQTPTNENYTDLSKELISRGYTESEINFAFSWIFNHLQKSGEDQLEFNYAPDSIRVLHDLEKLVIAPEAYGYLLQLLHLGMIKEVDMEDVIERALSIGSTHISLEDIKSMAASVIFNPETNPSLEGFFFHQGTNTIH, encoded by the coding sequence ATGCAAGAAAGAATTATTGAAATAATCGTTTATCTTTTAGAAGAATTTCAACAAACACCAACAAACGAAAACTATACGGATCTTTCCAAAGAATTAATATCCCGCGGATATACTGAAAGCGAAATTAACTTTGCTTTTTCGTGGATATTTAATCATTTGCAAAAATCCGGTGAAGATCAGTTAGAATTTAATTATGCCCCGGACTCTATTCGTGTATTACATGATCTTGAAAAATTAGTAATTGCCCCTGAAGCATATGGCTATTTACTTCAGTTACTACATTTGGGAATGATTAAAGAAGTAGATATGGAAGATGTTATTGAAAGGGCATTGTCAATTGGCAGCACACATATTTCATTGGAAGATATTAAATCTATGGCTGCATCAGTGATTTTTAATCCGGAAACAAACCCTTCTTTAGAAGGCTTTTTCTTTCACCAGGGAACGAATACCATTCATTAA
- the topA gene encoding type I DNA topoisomerase, producing MSKNLVIVESPAKAKTINKYLGTDFQVIASFGHVRDLVPKEGAVDTETFQMNYETVKKNKKNIDEILKAVKKTDAIYLATDPDREGEAISWHISELLKSKKLIKEKPVHRVAFYEITKSAVTEALSNPRTLSDDLINAQQARRALDYLVGFNLSPLLWKKIKYGLSAGRVQSPALRLIVEREKQIEAFIPKEYWSVTAECKQKAQPFTANLTRYENDKAGQFYITNESQATSVRESLMTAANGQLTVDNIDKKQRKRSPAPPFITSTLQQDASRKFGFSAKRTMRIAQQLYEGIDVGSGEEGLITYMRTDSVNMAQQALNEIRSFINSEYGKENCPDKPNFYKTKSKNAQEAHEAVRPTSVNLTPESIKKHLSTDQLKLYGLIWKRAVASQMVPAKINTVGIDFVCGDKGMFRATGSTIESPGYLQVYKVGVDDPAENSDEKILPKFEIGDHVDLKEIVNEQHFTKPPGRFSEATLIKALEEFGIGRPSTYAAIISTLTSREYVELEAKRFHPTDIGRVVNKFLTDHFTQYVDYEFTAQLEDKLDAISRGENNWIPLMEKFWKNFSQQVEEKEKIPRSEVIQSRVLGTDPKSGRPVSVRMAKYGAAAQIGTVDDEEKPLFASLLKEQRLESITLDEALKLFELPRELGESKDGEPISANVGRYGPYVRVGKKFVSIKDDDPYTITLERALELIAEDAEKKNNAVIKEFDDGNIQVLNGRYGPYVKSGKTNARIPKGKKPEELTQEECVELVEATAARKKKKKK from the coding sequence ATGAGCAAGAACCTGGTTATAGTGGAATCCCCTGCTAAAGCGAAAACAATAAATAAGTATCTCGGTACCGATTTTCAGGTAATCGCATCCTTTGGACATGTACGTGACCTGGTCCCTAAAGAAGGCGCTGTAGATACTGAAACATTTCAGATGAATTATGAAACTGTAAAAAAGAACAAAAAAAATATTGATGAAATTTTAAAAGCCGTTAAAAAAACTGATGCTATTTACCTCGCCACTGACCCTGACCGTGAAGGTGAAGCCATTTCCTGGCATATTTCAGAATTATTAAAATCCAAAAAACTGATCAAAGAAAAACCTGTACACAGAGTTGCTTTCTACGAGATCACAAAATCTGCAGTAACCGAGGCACTTAGTAATCCTCGTACACTTTCAGATGATTTGATAAATGCACAACAAGCCAGGCGTGCTTTGGATTATCTGGTTGGCTTTAACCTTTCTCCACTGCTATGGAAAAAAATTAAATACGGCCTTTCTGCAGGAAGAGTACAAAGCCCGGCATTGCGTTTAATTGTTGAGCGTGAAAAACAAATTGAAGCTTTTATTCCAAAAGAATATTGGTCTGTCACAGCTGAGTGTAAGCAAAAAGCACAGCCCTTTACGGCAAACCTAACCCGTTATGAAAATGACAAAGCCGGTCAATTCTATATTACAAATGAATCACAGGCAACATCTGTACGTGAATCTCTTATGACCGCCGCAAACGGACAGCTTACTGTAGATAATATTGACAAAAAGCAACGTAAGCGCTCACCAGCACCACCATTTATTACCTCAACTTTACAACAGGATGCATCTCGTAAATTTGGGTTTTCTGCAAAGCGAACCATGAGGATTGCACAGCAACTTTATGAAGGTATTGATGTAGGAAGCGGAGAAGAGGGGCTGATTACTTATATGAGGACAGACTCTGTTAACATGGCCCAACAAGCACTAAATGAAATCCGTAGTTTTATAAATAGCGAATATGGAAAAGAGAATTGTCCGGATAAACCAAATTTTTACAAAACAAAATCAAAAAACGCTCAGGAAGCTCACGAAGCCGTCCGGCCAACCTCGGTTAATTTAACACCAGAATCGATCAAAAAACACCTCTCTACCGATCAGCTAAAACTATACGGCCTTATCTGGAAAAGAGCTGTTGCTTCTCAAATGGTTCCGGCAAAAATCAATACTGTTGGGATAGATTTTGTTTGCGGCGACAAAGGAATGTTCAGAGCCACAGGATCGACTATTGAGAGCCCTGGATATTTACAAGTATATAAAGTCGGTGTTGATGATCCTGCAGAAAATAGTGATGAAAAAATACTTCCAAAGTTTGAAATTGGTGATCATGTCGATTTAAAAGAAATTGTAAATGAACAACATTTTACAAAACCTCCGGGACGCTTTTCTGAAGCTACTTTGATAAAAGCACTGGAAGAATTTGGTATTGGCCGTCCATCCACATATGCTGCTATTATTTCTACCTTGACTTCGCGTGAATATGTTGAGCTGGAAGCTAAAAGATTTCACCCAACCGATATTGGAAGGGTTGTTAACAAATTTTTAACAGATCATTTTACTCAGTATGTGGATTATGAATTCACTGCCCAGCTGGAAGACAAACTGGATGCAATCTCCAGAGGAGAAAACAATTGGATCCCGCTGATGGAAAAGTTCTGGAAAAATTTTAGTCAGCAGGTTGAAGAAAAAGAAAAAATCCCACGCAGCGAAGTTATCCAAAGCAGGGTTCTTGGAACCGATCCTAAAAGCGGACGCCCGGTTAGTGTCAGAATGGCAAAATATGGGGCTGCTGCTCAAATCGGGACTGTTGATGATGAGGAAAAACCGTTATTTGCCAGTTTATTAAAAGAACAACGTCTTGAAAGCATTACTCTTGATGAAGCTTTAAAACTATTTGAGTTACCGCGGGAACTCGGTGAATCGAAAGATGGTGAGCCAATCTCTGCGAATGTTGGGCGGTACGGTCCATATGTCCGTGTTGGTAAAAAGTTTGTTTCAATTAAGGATGATGACCCCTACACCATAACCTTGGAACGTGCTCTTGAGCTAATTGCCGAGGATGCAGAGAAAAAGAATAATGCTGTAATCAAGGAGTTTGATGATGGTAACATCCAGGTTTTAAATGGGCGTTACGGCCCTTATGTAAAAAGTGGCAAAACCAATGCAAGAATTCCAAAAGGCAAAAAGCCGGAAGAATTGACCCAAGAAGAGTGTGTTGAATTGGTAGAGGCTACTGCGGCCAGAAAAAAGAAAAAGAAGAAATAA
- a CDS encoding tyrosine recombinase, which yields MDKTVRSYLRYLALEKRYSPQTVKSYSTDLSQFSDFLSELSDGYDIAWKNINKKNIRHFLMELQDRGLGKRSIARKVATLKSYFQYLEKQEVIINSLASSIKMPRFDQKLPEFLSDEEIKDILNKPDLESFEGLRDRAILELFYSCGLRLAELINLKLEDLMLRENAIRVLGKGKKERIIPIGKHAKKAILNYLDKRQKKAQVGIQELFVLGSGKKMYAMAIQRLVKKHINEVVNVHTASPHILRHSYATHLLDEGANIRVVKDLLGHQNLSTTQVYTHLSIEHLQRVYKKAHPKADKKE from the coding sequence ATGGACAAAACTGTTCGAAGTTATTTAAGATACCTTGCATTAGAAAAACGATATTCTCCTCAAACTGTTAAAAGTTATTCCACTGATTTGTCTCAATTCTCTGATTTTCTCAGCGAGCTTAGCGATGGCTATGATATTGCCTGGAAAAATATCAATAAAAAAAATATACGTCATTTTTTAATGGAACTACAAGATCGTGGACTTGGCAAACGTTCAATTGCAAGAAAAGTAGCCACGCTGAAGTCCTATTTTCAGTATTTGGAAAAACAGGAAGTCATTATTAATAGTCTCGCCTCTTCAATAAAAATGCCAAGATTTGACCAAAAGCTACCGGAGTTTTTGTCTGATGAAGAGATAAAAGACATTTTAAATAAACCTGATCTGGAGAGTTTTGAAGGATTAAGGGATCGCGCAATTCTGGAACTTTTTTATTCTTGCGGCCTTCGCCTTGCTGAACTTATAAACCTAAAACTTGAAGATTTAATGCTGCGAGAAAATGCAATCCGTGTGTTGGGAAAAGGAAAAAAAGAACGTATCATCCCGATTGGAAAACATGCAAAAAAAGCAATACTAAATTATTTAGATAAAAGGCAAAAAAAAGCACAGGTTGGGATCCAGGAATTGTTTGTTCTGGGATCTGGCAAAAAAATGTATGCCATGGCTATCCAGCGATTGGTAAAAAAACACATTAATGAAGTAGTAAATGTGCATACGGCAAGCCCTCATATTTTGCGCCATAGTTATGCTACACATTTGTTGGATGAAGGTGCAAATATAAGGGTGGTTAAAGATTTACTAGGCCATCAAAACCTGTCTACGACCCAAGTTTATACACATCTTTCTATAGAACATTTACAACGAGTATACAAAAAGGCTCATCCTAAAGCCGATAAAAAAGAATAA
- the raiA gene encoding ribosome-associated translation inhibitor RaiA, which yields MNIAITTRGYKAPERLKNYVNEKLIRLERFSDIIMSNEAIISYEKLDQVVEFKVKLKHKVIRVKEKSEDVFKSVDLAIDNVERQIAKAKDRMKDRSTTKIVENLEQ from the coding sequence ATGAACATCGCCATAACTACCAGAGGATATAAAGCGCCCGAACGCTTAAAAAATTATGTTAACGAAAAGTTGATTCGACTAGAAAGGTTTTCTGACATAATTATGAGCAATGAAGCAATAATATCCTATGAAAAGTTAGACCAGGTAGTTGAGTTTAAGGTGAAATTGAAGCACAAAGTAATTCGGGTAAAAGAAAAATCTGAAGATGTTTTTAAATCGGTTGATCTTGCTATAGATAATGTTGAAAGGCAAATTGCAAAGGCAAAAGATAGAATGAAAGACCGCAGTACAACAAAAATTGTAGAAAACCTAGAACAATAA